CACCTCATCACGATTGCTGGCATAAATAATAGTATTTTGAGTATCTTTGCTAATATGATTACCTAACTCTACATTGTTTTTGTCTCCTTTAAGGATTCGTTCAACACCATTCCAGTCTCCTAAATCGTCCCAGCCAAAATTGGCAGGCAAGACACAGGCTAACTGCGTTTTTTCCATCAGAGCATAGTCTATGCTCTGTTTGTCTAGTTCAGCATAGGCATCTTTGCCTTTTTTTGACAACAAATCCAGTAGATTAGGAGAATATTTCTTTAACTCATCTAAAAGAACCCCTATTTTAAAGATAAATATGCCACTGTTCCAGCTATATTTACCAGTATCAATAAAGGATTGAGCAGTAGTTTTGTCAGGTTTTTCTGTAAAACGACTCACTTTATAGACAGGTAAACTATTAAATTTACCTTTTTCTATACCCTGTTCAATGTATCCATAGCCTGTAGCTGCCTGATTGGGGGCGATGCCCAAGGTGACAATAGATGGCTCAGACGCAGCTTGCTGGGCTGCTGCGTCCAGAGTTTCCTCAAAGGCTGCAAGATCGTTAATCCAATGATCCGCAGGAAAAAAACCGACAATAGCATCTTCACCATGTTTTTTTGCTACTTCTAAAGTTGCCCAAGCAACTGCCGGAGCAGTATCTTTACCCTGGGGTTCAATTAAAATATTTGACTCTGGCAGATCGGGTAGCTGTTTTCTAACTCCATTGGCAATAATTTCTGAAGTAATAACCCACAGGTTATCCCAACCACCTGCCAAATTTAAAAGGCGATCTGCCGTGGCCTGCATTAAACTTCGATTACCACCATCAAGGCACAAAAATTGTTTTGGTCTCTTGAGACGACTTAC
This DNA window, taken from Pleurocapsa sp. FMAR1, encodes the following:
- a CDS encoding mannose-1-phosphate guanylyltransferase; translation: MKTKLIPIILAGGKGERFWPVSRLKRPKQFLCLDGGNRSLMQATADRLLNLAGGWDNLWVITSEIIANGVRKQLPDLPESNILIEPQGKDTAPAVAWATLEVAKKHGEDAIVGFFPADHWINDLAAFEETLDAAAQQAASEPSIVTLGIAPNQAATGYGYIEQGIEKGKFNSLPVYKVSRFTEKPDKTTAQSFIDTGKYSWNSGIFIFKIGVLLDELKKYSPNLLDLLSKKGKDAYAELDKQSIDYALMEKTQLACVLPANFGWDDLGDWNGVERILKGDKNNVELGNHISKDTQNTIIYASNRDEVIVTIGVKDVVIVRDGNVTLVVDKDHTQDIKEIVKSLKDSPHYKHLL